GGATCTGGGGCGCCGGCTCAGTCAGCAGGCCTGTGACCGCCTCGACGGGCTTGGGCATACCGGCGACTCACCGACTGATCTGGCCCTGGTGGTTGCCGACGGCTTGTCCTCCCATGGGGTTCAACTGCATGCCGTGCCCCTGCTGCGGGTGTTTCTGGATGCTCTGGCGGCCGGTGGCGAGAGCTGGGAACTGGCGCCCATCGTGGTTGTCTCCCGGGGCAGGGTGGCGATTGGTGATGATGTCGGCCAGCGGCTCAATGCCCGCTGCGTGGTGGTGCTGATTGGCGAGCGCCCGGGGCTGAGTTCACCGGACAGTCTCGGGGTGTATCTGACCTGGGGGCCAAAGCCCGGGCTGACCGATGTCAGCCGGAACTGTATCTCCAACATTCGACCGGCTGGCCTTTCGGCCACGGAAGCCAGTCAGCGGATGATCTACCTGCTGCGGGAGGCGCGTCGCCTGCAGGTATCCGGCGTGCCGCTGAAGGACCGGTCGCAGGAATCCGTGATCGAGCAGGGAATAGAGAACTTTCTGTTACGCTAGAGCGTAATGAGCTGATAACCCGCCGAAGGAGAGCCCAAAGTGCAGCAAAGCGCGTTTTATGAAGACGACACTACCCTGGCGCAGTACCTGGAGTTCCATTTCGGCGAGCGGTGGCATGGTGAGGCGAACTTTCCCAAGGCCCTGGCAGACGCCGCCATGGACGCCATGGACGGTCGGCCCTTGAATCGCGCCCTGGATCTGGGCTGTGCCTGCGGCCGCTCCAGCTTCGAACTTGCCCGCAAGTTCCGGCAGGTGGAGGGAATCGATTTCTCCAATGCCTTCGTGGCCAAGTGCCAGGAAATGGCCCGGGAGAAAAAGGTGCGCTATGCCCGCCCGGAAGAAGGTGACCTGGTGAGCTACCAGGAGCGAACGCTGGCCTCTCTGGGGCTGGCGGAGTTCGCGGATCGGGTGGCGTTCCACCAGGGCGATGCCTGCGACCTGAAGCCGGAATTCACCAGTTACGATCTTGTGCTGGCCGGCAACCTTATTGACCGGCTCTACCAGCCTTCGCTGTTTCTGACCACCGTGCACGAGCGGATCAACGAGCTGGGGCTGTTGGTGATTGCCTCGCCCTACACCTGGCTGGAAGAGTACACTCCGAAGGACCAGTGGGTTGGCGGATTCAAAAAAAGCGGTGAGGACTTTTCCACCTTCGACGGGCTGAACGAGATGCTTGCGCCGCATTTCCGGCTGCTCTTTGAGCCCTGGAGCCTGCCGTTTGTTATCCGCGAGACCCGGAACAAGTTCCAGCACAGCTTCTCCGAGCTGACGGTCTGGGAGAAGGTGAGTCAGTGATCAGAACGAGTTTTTGTGGTGGCCTCCGAGGCTGTCATCAAACTGTCACCCGGTAAGCGTATTCTGAGAACTCATCAGGACGACATGCATTGTGTTGTGCATCGTGTGAATGCTTTAGCCGGGGACTTCCCCGGTTTTTTTATGCCCGAAAAAAGGATGTCGCAAGATGAGGACCATTGCGTTTTACAGTCTCAAGGGGGGTGTCGGCAAAACCGCGGCGGCGGTCAATATTGCCTATCTTGCCAGCCAGGCCGGCTACTCCACCCTGCTTTGGGATCTGGACCCGCAGGGGGCATCCAGCTGGTATCTGGCGGGTGCCGGCGAGGTCAAGGGCCACAAGCTTTCCCACTTGCTCAAGGGCAAGACCCCCATCGCCGAGTTCATCCACGAAAGCGGCTACGCCAATCTGGATTTCATTCCCTCCCATACCAGTTTCCGGAATCTTGACGTAAAGCTGGACCAGGAGGACGAAGGCAACCTGATCAAGCAATGGCTGGCGCCGCTCTCGGAGGAAACCAGCCTGGTGATTCTCGATTGCCCGCCTTCATTGTCCAGATTGTCCGAACAGGTTATCAAAGCGGCGGACCAGGTGTTTGTGCCGGTGATCCCCACCTGGTTATCCCTGAACAGCTGGAAACAGTTGCAGGCGTTTGCCAGGGACAAAAAGCTGAAGCCCTCCAAGCTGCACCCGTTCTATTCCATGGCAGACCGCCGCAAGGGCCTGCATCGGGAGCTGATCAATAACCAGGATGAGATCCTGCCCAAGGGTCTGAAAACCATCATTCCCAACGCCAGTGTGGTGGAGAAGATGGGCGAGGAAGGCATCCCGGTGGAGATACTGGCGCCCGGCTCGGTGGCGGCAGACGCCTATCGCCGGTTGTGGAAGGAGATCCGGCGCCTGCTGTGAGCTTTCGCCGTTGTTATTTCATCTCGAAACCGCGCTTGTTGAGGAACTCGCGCATGTGCGGCCGCAGTTTGGTGGTGAACAGCGGCGCCAGCTCTTTTGACCAACTGGATTCCTTGTTGCCACCCGTGCGCTCCAGATAGTACCGGTGCATGGTGTCGTCAAACGCCGCTACCTGTTCTTCATCCTGCCGATCGTCGTAAAAATCCTCCTTGAGGATGCTTTTCAGTGGCAGCCGGGGTTTTACCTCCGGACTCTGATCGGGGTATCCCAGGCTCATGCCAAATACCGGGTAGACATGGGGTGGCAGCTTCAGAATCTCCGCCACCTCCGCAGGGTTGTTGCGGATGCCTCCCACGTAACACAGCCCAAGCCCTTCGGATTCCGCCGCAATGGCCACGTTCTGGGCCATCAGTGCGGCATCGACACTGGCGACAACCAGCTGCTCGGTCATGCCTCGCACCACTTCGGCGCCGGCTCGCTCGGCGGCTTCGGTGGAGCGCTTCACGTCGGCGCAGAACACCAGAAAATCGGACGCTTCGGCGACATGGGCCTGGCCGCCAGCCAGTTCCGCAATTTTCCGACGGTTCTCCGGATTGACCACGTGAATCACCGAGTAGGCCTGCACATGGTTAGACGTGGCCGCGCACTGCCCGGCACTGATCAGCTCTTCCAGCAGCTCCCGGGGAATTTTCCGGTCGGTGAATTTGCGGATGGAACGGTGGGATTTCAGAAGTTCGATAGTTGGATTCATTTGGTCTCACTGTGATTTGGTGGCTGTGGTGTCTTAATTCGTGACAATTATCATACCAAACGCTACATAGCCGACGCGCGGATTGCAGGGTTATGTTGATATGCTCAAATCAAATTTCTTGCCGGCCGGATCGCCCTGACACACATGGACCTGAACATGCACCTGCCAACGTTGCTGGTCACTTCGGTCATGATTAACCTCCTGATCGCGGGCATGCTTTGGGCGATTTACCATCTGCGGCATCGGGAGCGCTGTTTCAAACTCTGGGCCCTGGCCTGTCTCACATTCGTGCTGGGTACGGGGTTTGCTGTCGCCCGGGAGCTGTTAGCGGCCCCTGTGCTCACAATCTTTGTTGCGCACCTTATTCTGGGCATCTCGCCCCTGCTGCTCCTTGCCGGCATTCATGCGCTAATGAACCTTCCCCTGGCCGGTAATCGCCGTTCGGCACAGTTGTTATACACCGCTGGCGTTCTCTACTTGCTGGGGCTGGCCGTGGGTGCAGGCCTGGATCCCGCCTTTGCCCGATTCCTGACGGCGCTTTTCTCGGCGCTGGTGTTCAGCCTGGCTATCTACCGGCTGGGTTCGATCGAGCGCAAGCCGAGGTTGCCGATTGTCATTCTGCAAGGGCTGTTCGCGGTTCACGGCACCCTGATGATGGCCCAGGTGCTGGTTGTTATCGCCTCTGCCGCCGGGCAGTTGCAGCCGGATATAGGCCCGTTGCTGAAGCTGATCCTGATTAATCACCTGTTGTTGGTGAGCGCCACCGCTATGGCATTGCCGTTACTTGCTTTCAGCCGTGCCGAGCGGGCCCTGGTTGCACTGGCGGAGCGGGATGAACTGACCCAGCTGTTCAATCGCAGGGCATTTTACCGGGAGGGCCGTCAGGCGTTCGTCCAGGCCCGGGAAAACCGTAAACCTATTACGGTGCTGATGATCGACCTGGATCATTTCAAACAGATCAATGATCGTTGGGGGCATGCCGTGGGCGATCGGGTACTGCGTGTCGTGGCCGGGCTAATGGCGTCGGAATTGCGGGAAGACGATATCATTGGCCGGGTTGGGGGAGAGGAGTTTGCCGCGGTGCTGCGCAACGATACCGGAGAAGGAATCGGGCAGGTTACCGAGCGTCTGCTGAGCCGGATTGTTGAGGCTGGTCGAGTGATCGAAGAGGCGCCGGTGCATCTGTCCGCCAGTATTGGTGGTGTGACCCTGGTGCGGGAGTACGCCGGCTTCGAGGATATGATGGCTGCCGCCGATGCTGCGCTATACCGGGCCAAACGCAATGGCCGGAACCGGGCTGAATTTATTCCCGCTTCAGTGACTGCAGAATAGTGCCTGGAGTCTGCCGGTTAGAACCGGGCCCCTTCTTCCACCCGCACATCCAATGGTTATTCAATAACCATTGGATGTGCGGGCGCTGTTCTGTTGCTCCACCTGTCCCGCTGAATTGAACATTGCCCCAAAGCTCTTTTTCCTGCAGTACAAACGGAATAACCGGCCCTATCTTCTGATTCACCATGCCCAGAATGAAAACCCGGATGCGCTGTGCCTGCTGGTGAATATGGGCAAGGAGACGGTGCACGTGCAGTGTTTCCAGGTGGTGCTCTTCACCCGTGCCGGTGAGGAGAAACTGATGACGGTTACTGAATATCGACAGGTCAGCGCGGACGACACCAACGTGCTTCAAGTGCTTCGGCAGGGGCCCTTGCAGCCCGGTGGGTACCTGGTGTTCGGCGGAATTTTCCCTTGCGCCATGAGGGTGGGCCGGGGGGATCCGGCGCCGGTGAGGCCACATAACGTTTCCGTAATTTACCTTTGTTGATGCCGGGCGCGGGTTTGTGGAGGATGAACCGTGAAATTCAATGGATTTGAAAGCGAGGTTGATCATGTCACTTAAAGACGAACTGATCCGGAAAGCCGAAGCCCAGTTGGATGCGTGGGAGAAAGAAGCCGACGCCCTGGAAGCGGAAGCCGATGCCAAGGAGTCTGAAGCCCAGAACCAGAAAGCCAGCGCCGACATCCAGCAAAGCGCCTCCGACGCCCTCCGCTCGGTGCAGGGCAAAATCTCCGACGGCCGTAAAAAGCTGGATGAGATCAAGCAGAGCGGCGAGGACAATGTGGAGTCGGTTCGCGAGAAGTTGGCAGGCCTGGTTGGCCCGGAGGACAAACGTTAGAAACCTGGTAGGTAATGGGTTCGTCGCCTAGGCCAGGCAAATACGATACCGTATGACACCCGCGCCCTCTTCCCGAATCCATTCAATCCGGTGGCCGGTAATCTCGCAAAGCGCCTGAAGATCCCGGCGGCCGGTGGGGTCGTCGGCGAGGAACTCCACCTGCGTCCCGCTCGGCAACCCCTGAATCCGTTTCTTGAATCGTAAGATGGGAAGAGGGCACACCAGACCGACGGCGTCGATCTGGTGTACCTCCTGGGATGCCTCTGACTGATCAGTCAAGGCGTACACTCTCGGTGCTGGTCTGCTCGGCCGAGGACCAGCCGAACTGGTTGAGCACAACCGGCGCGAGAGCGGCAATGACAAGGGCCGCGACAAATGCGGAAATCATGACCTTCACGATGATTCTCCTTTGCCCTGTTTGGCTTCGACTTCAGCCACCCACAGATCGTGGTGCTGGCGGGCCCACTCCACATCAACGTTGCCATTGCCCATGGCATCGAAAGCGCCTTCCATGCCGACAGTACCGATGTAGATGTGAGCTATGATGGCCAACATCATTACAAAGGCGACAATCGAATGCCAGATGTTGGCATACTGCATCTCTTCATGGGGTGCCAGGTCGGTTGGCAAGCTCGTTCCCAGTACACTGTTGACCAGCCCAAAGGTGTCAGAAAACATCGGCAAGTGGAATGGGAACAGCAGCGACAGACCTGACAGGGATACGGAGAAGCCCAGAATCATCACGGTCCAGAACACGATCTTCTGGCCGGCGTTGAACTTCCTGGCAGAGGGATGGCTCTTGGTAAAGATGCCTCCGCCCGCCTTGAGCCATTGCCAGTCAAGCTTGTTGGGGATGTTATGGGCCACCCACATGACAAAGGTCATCACCAGCCCCAGCATAAAGGCCCAGGACACGTTGTTGTGCAGCCATTTGGAACCTGCAGCCAGAGTTGCGAAGGCATCGGGCCCCAGCACCGGGATAAGGAAACTGCGCCCCATCAGGGTTATCAGCCCGGTCAGCCCCAGCGCAATAAACGAGCCGGCCAGCAGCCAGTGGCCAAAGCGTTCGATGGCCTTGAAGCGCTCAATCGTGGTGCCCGCAGGGCCGCCCTCAATCCTGACTTTGCCACGAACCAGGTAGAACACCGCCAACAGGGCAATGATCCCCAGAAGCGCAAGACCGCCGTAGGTGATAATCGGCCCCTCGCGGAGCTTGTACCAGGGCATTCCACCGTCCTGGATCAGAACCTCTGCGGCTGGCCCCCGGACTTGCGTGGCTGGATCAATCTCGTTGTACCGTATGGCGCGCCAGGCTTCGGCATCGGAAACCCCGCCCCGGGTGCCCAGTGGCGCCGAAATTGGCGGTGCATCGGCTGGATCGCCGATGTTTTCCGACCGGAACTTCTCGTCGACTTCCAGTTGTTGCTGACGGCGCAGGATATCTTCGAGGGTTTGGGCACCTCCGGTCGCGGTGCGATCAACCGTCGGGACCTCCTGTGCCCAGGCAGGGTGAAACATTAGCGCCACCAGCAAAAAGACGGCGGCACTCAATAATTTTTTGTTCATTAGAGCACTCCAACGGAATCACCAGGAATAATTCGTTGCCTCAATGCATGCCGGGGCCCCGAAGGGCCCCGGAACACTCAGGCCAGCTTATTCGCCTTTCATCCCGTAGGCTGTGCCCCATCCCCAGGCGCCGGAACCAAAACCGCGGTTCACAATGCGCTGGCGATAGATGTCCGCCACCTCGTTGCCGTCACCGGCCAACAGGGCTTTGGTCGAGCACATCTCCGCACAGATCGGCAACTTGCCCTCCGCAATACGGTTGCGCCCGTACTTGGAGAACTCGGCTGAGGAATTGTCTTCTTCAGGGCCACCTGCACAGAAGGTGCATTTGTCCATCTTGCCTCGGGTACCAAAGTTGCCCGCCTGGGGAAACTGGGGTGCGCCGAAGGGGCAAGCGTAGAAACAATAGCCACAACCAATGCAGAGATCCTTGGAGTGCAACACGATGCCGTCTTCGGTCTGGTAGAAGCAATCCACCGGGCAAACGGCCATACAGGGCGCGTCTGAACAGTGCATGCAGGCTACCGAGATCGAGCGCTCGCCGGGCTTGCCATCTTCGATGGTTACCACGCGCCGACGGTTGATGCCCCAGGGGACTTCGTGTTCATTCTTACAGGCCGTAACGCAGGCATTACATTCGATGCAGCGTTCGGCGTCGCAAAGGAATTTTGCGCGTGCTTGTCCTTCAAGTGCCATGATCTACACCTCTCATCATGCCGGCATAATCGCACACAGGGTGGCTTTGGTCTCTTGCATCTGCGTGACCGAGTCATACCCGTATGTTTGAATTGTGTTGGTGGATTCGCCCAGAACATAGGGATCGGAGCCCTTGGGATACTTGTCCCTCAAACTCTCTCCCTGCAGGTGCCCACCAAAGTGGAATGGCATGAAGGCAACGCCTTCGCCAACGCGCTCGGTGATCATTGCCTTCACCTTGATACGCCCACCTTCGGGACCTGCTACCCAGACATCCTTGCCGTCACGAATGTTCAGATTGTGTGCATCACGAGGATTTACCTCGATGAACATTTCCTGCTGGAGCTCCGCGAGCCATGGGTTCGAACGGGTCTCGTCACCACCACCTTCGTACTCGACCAGGCGGCCGGAAGTCAGAATGATGGGGAAGTCCTTGCTGAAGTCCTTCTTCTGAATGGACTCGTACAGGGTCGGGACACGCCAGAAGGTCTTGTCTTCATAAGTCGGATAATCCTGGACCAGATCACGACGAGAGGTATACAGCGGCTCGCGGTGGAGCGGTACAGGGTCCGGGAAGTTCCAGACCACGGTACGGGCTTTGGCGTTACCAAAGGGCGCGCACTCGTGCTTGATGGCAACGCGCTGGATGCCACCGGACAGGTCTGTCTTCCAGTTGGTGGCGGCGCCGGCTACGGCATCAATGCTGGCGCGTTCCTCGGCGGTGAGATCCTTATCCCAGCCCAGGTCCATCAGCATCTGCATGGTGAACTCGGGGTAGCCGTCCTTGATCTCGGAGTTTTTCGAGTAGACGCCTTCGGCAAGCAGGTTCTCGCCGTCCCGTTCCACGCCGAAGCGGGCCCGGAAAGTAAGGCCACCCTTGGACACCGGTAGCGACATATCATACAGGACGTGGGTACCCGGATGGTTCATCTCGGGGGTGCCCCAGCATGGCCACGGCAGGCCGTAGGTATCACCATCGCAGGGGCCGCCGACTGCGCGCAGGGTGGTCCTGTCGAAGTGGTGCTGGTACTGCATGTGCTTCTTGAGGCGCTCGGGGGATTGGCCGGTATAGCCAATGGTCCACATGCCGCGGTTGAATTCGCGGGTAATGTCCTCAATCGACGGTTCGTCGCCCTCAATGGCAATGTTGCGGAACATGCGATCGGTGAAACCGAACTTGTCCGCAAACAGCTTCATGATTTCGTGGTCGACCTTCGAGTCAAACAGCGGCTCGACAACCTTTTCACGCCACTGGAGCGAGCGGTTCGATGCGGTGACTGAACCATAGGTCTCGAACTGGGTGGTCGCTGGCAGCAGGTAGGCGCCTTCCTTGCGATCATGCAGCACTGCCGATACGGTCGGGTAGGGATCCACGACGACCAGCAGGTCCAGCTTCTCCATGGCTTCCTTCATTTCCAGCATACGGGTCTGGGAGTTGGGTGCGTGGCCCCACAGAACCATGGCCCGGGTGTTGTCCGGCTGCTCGAGGTTTTCCTTGGCTTCCAGAACACCGTCGATCCAGCGGGATACGGGAATGCCCTTTTCGTTCATCATGGCTTTGGTCTTGCCATTCTTGTCCCACATGGCAAACCGGCCCTTCAGCCATTCCAGGTCTTCCTCCCAGACCCGTGCCCAGTGAGCCCAGGAGCCGGCCGCCAGGCCATAATAGCCAGGCAGGGTATCGGCCAGAACGCCCAGATCGGTGGCGCCCTGCACGTTGTCGTGACCCCGGAAGATGTTGGTACCACCACCGGCAACGCCCATGTTGCCCAACGCCAGTTGCAGTATGCAGTAGGCGCGTGTGTTGTTGTTACCGTTGGTGTGCTGGGTACCGCCCATACACCAGATGACGGTACCGGGGCGGCTGTTGACCAGAGTACGGGCGACCCGCTCCAGTTGTGCCCCTGGTGCGCCGGTTACACGCTCGACCTCGGCCGGATTCCAGCGCTTCACTTCTTTACGGATATCATCCATGCCCCACACCCGGGTGCGGATAAATTCCTTGTCTTCCCAGCCGTTCTCGAAGATGTGCCAGAGAATACCCCAGACCAGGGCAACGTCTGAACCCGGACGGAAACGAACGAACTCATCGGCATGAGCGGCAGTACGCGTGAAGCGCGGGTCGCAGACGATGAGCGGTGCGTTGTTTTCTTCCTTGGCCTTCAGGATGTGCAGCAATGAGACCGGATGGGCCTCCGCCGGGTTGCCACCAATCAGGAAGATCGCCTTGGAGTTGTGGATGTCGTTGTACGAGTTGGTCATCGCACCGTAGCCCCAGGTATTGGCTACGCCGGCAACGGTAGTCGAATGACAGATCCGGGCCTGGTGATCGACGTTGTTGGTACCCCAGTAGCCCGCGAACTTACGGAACAGGTAGGCCTGTTCATTACTGAACTTTGCGCTCCCCAGCCAGTAGACCGAGTCCGGGCCGCTCTCCTCGCGGATCTGCAACATCTTGTCGCCGATTTCGTTAATTGCCTGGTCCCACGAAATCTTCTGCCACTGGCCGTTGACCATTTTCATGGGGGACTTGAGGCGACGTTCACCGTGCGCAT
This sequence is a window from Marinobacter subterrani. Protein-coding genes within it:
- the fdh3B gene encoding formate dehydrogenase FDH3 subunit beta, whose amino-acid sequence is MALEGQARAKFLCDAERCIECNACVTACKNEHEVPWGINRRRVVTIEDGKPGERSISVACMHCSDAPCMAVCPVDCFYQTEDGIVLHSKDLCIGCGYCFYACPFGAPQFPQAGNFGTRGKMDKCTFCAGGPEEDNSSAEFSKYGRNRIAEGKLPICAEMCSTKALLAGDGNEVADIYRQRIVNRGFGSGAWGWGTAYGMKGE
- a CDS encoding molybdopterin-dependent oxidoreductase, producing MLRKKTNGVAKGPRAGSLLSSLAARTLDRRQFLTASGVAVGGMAALSLTSGRVEAATPSTEGGEIVRKKSVCTHCSVGCTVEAEVQNGTWIGQEPGWDSPFNLGAHCAKGASVREHAHGERRLKSPMKMVNGQWQKISWDQAINEIGDKMLQIREESGPDSVYWLGSAKFSNEQAYLFRKFAGYWGTNNVDHQARICHSTTVAGVANTWGYGAMTNSYNDIHNSKAIFLIGGNPAEAHPVSLLHILKAKEENNAPLIVCDPRFTRTAAHADEFVRFRPGSDVALVWGILWHIFENGWEDKEFIRTRVWGMDDIRKEVKRWNPAEVERVTGAPGAQLERVARTLVNSRPGTVIWCMGGTQHTNGNNNTRAYCILQLALGNMGVAGGGTNIFRGHDNVQGATDLGVLADTLPGYYGLAAGSWAHWARVWEEDLEWLKGRFAMWDKNGKTKAMMNEKGIPVSRWIDGVLEAKENLEQPDNTRAMVLWGHAPNSQTRMLEMKEAMEKLDLLVVVDPYPTVSAVLHDRKEGAYLLPATTQFETYGSVTASNRSLQWREKVVEPLFDSKVDHEIMKLFADKFGFTDRMFRNIAIEGDEPSIEDITREFNRGMWTIGYTGQSPERLKKHMQYQHHFDRTTLRAVGGPCDGDTYGLPWPCWGTPEMNHPGTHVLYDMSLPVSKGGLTFRARFGVERDGENLLAEGVYSKNSEIKDGYPEFTMQMLMDLGWDKDLTAEERASIDAVAGAATNWKTDLSGGIQRVAIKHECAPFGNAKARTVVWNFPDPVPLHREPLYTSRRDLVQDYPTYEDKTFWRVPTLYESIQKKDFSKDFPIILTSGRLVEYEGGGDETRSNPWLAELQQEMFIEVNPRDAHNLNIRDGKDVWVAGPEGGRIKVKAMITERVGEGVAFMPFHFGGHLQGESLRDKYPKGSDPYVLGESTNTIQTYGYDSVTQMQETKATLCAIMPA
- a CDS encoding GGDEF domain-containing protein, whose translation is MDLNMHLPTLLVTSVMINLLIAGMLWAIYHLRHRERCFKLWALACLTFVLGTGFAVARELLAAPVLTIFVAHLILGISPLLLLAGIHALMNLPLAGNRRSAQLLYTAGVLYLLGLAVGAGLDPAFARFLTALFSALVFSLAIYRLGSIERKPRLPIVILQGLFAVHGTLMMAQVLVVIASAAGQLQPDIGPLLKLILINHLLLVSATAMALPLLAFSRAERALVALAERDELTQLFNRRAFYREGRQAFVQARENRKPITVLMIDLDHFKQINDRWGHAVGDRVLRVVAGLMASELREDDIIGRVGGEEFAAVLRNDTGEGIGQVTERLLSRIVEAGRVIEEAPVHLSASIGGVTLVREYAGFEDMMAAADAALYRAKRNGRNRAEFIPASVTAE
- the eutC gene encoding ethanolamine ammonia-lyase subunit EutC, with amino-acid sequence MSKRTPVVTENPWRRLAACTDARIGLGRAGISLPTRELLAFQLAHARARDAVHLPLDTDRLMAELAELNSPLLQHAPVHLESQAGDRMTYLQRPDLGRRLSQQACDRLDGLGHTGDSPTDLALVVADGLSSHGVQLHAVPLLRVFLDALAAGGESWELAPIVVVSRGRVAIGDDVGQRLNARCVVVLIGERPGLSSPDSLGVYLTWGPKPGLTDVSRNCISNIRPAGLSATEASQRMIYLLREARRLQVSGVPLKDRSQESVIEQGIENFLLR
- a CDS encoding ParA family protein gives rise to the protein MRTIAFYSLKGGVGKTAAAVNIAYLASQAGYSTLLWDLDPQGASSWYLAGAGEVKGHKLSHLLKGKTPIAEFIHESGYANLDFIPSHTSFRNLDVKLDQEDEGNLIKQWLAPLSEETSLVILDCPPSLSRLSEQVIKAADQVFVPVIPTWLSLNSWKQLQAFARDKKLKPSKLHPFYSMADRRKGLHRELINNQDEILPKGLKTIIPNASVVEKMGEEGIPVEILAPGSVAADAYRRLWKEIRRLL
- a CDS encoding formate dehydrogenase subunit gamma gives rise to the protein MNKKLLSAAVFLLVALMFHPAWAQEVPTVDRTATGGAQTLEDILRRQQQLEVDEKFRSENIGDPADAPPISAPLGTRGGVSDAEAWRAIRYNEIDPATQVRGPAAEVLIQDGGMPWYKLREGPIITYGGLALLGIIALLAVFYLVRGKVRIEGGPAGTTIERFKAIERFGHWLLAGSFIALGLTGLITLMGRSFLIPVLGPDAFATLAAGSKWLHNNVSWAFMLGLVMTFVMWVAHNIPNKLDWQWLKAGGGIFTKSHPSARKFNAGQKIVFWTVMILGFSVSLSGLSLLFPFHLPMFSDTFGLVNSVLGTSLPTDLAPHEEMQYANIWHSIVAFVMMLAIIAHIYIGTVGMEGAFDAMGNGNVDVEWARQHHDLWVAEVEAKQGKGESS
- the nfsA gene encoding oxygen-insensitive NADPH nitroreductase — encoded protein: MNPTIELLKSHRSIRKFTDRKIPRELLEELISAGQCAATSNHVQAYSVIHVVNPENRRKIAELAGGQAHVAEASDFLVFCADVKRSTEAAERAGAEVVRGMTEQLVVASVDAALMAQNVAIAAESEGLGLCYVGGIRNNPAEVAEILKLPPHVYPVFGMSLGYPDQSPEVKPRLPLKSILKEDFYDDRQDEEQVAAFDDTMHRYYLERTGGNKESSWSKELAPLFTTKLRPHMREFLNKRGFEMK
- a CDS encoding putative 4-mercaptohistidine N1-methyltransferase, with the protein product MQQSAFYEDDTTLAQYLEFHFGERWHGEANFPKALADAAMDAMDGRPLNRALDLGCACGRSSFELARKFRQVEGIDFSNAFVAKCQEMAREKKVRYARPEEGDLVSYQERTLASLGLAEFADRVAFHQGDACDLKPEFTSYDLVLAGNLIDRLYQPSLFLTTVHERINELGLLVIASPYTWLEEYTPKDQWVGGFKKSGEDFSTFDGLNEMLAPHFRLLFEPWSLPFVIRETRNKFQHSFSELTVWEKVSQ
- a CDS encoding sulfurtransferase TusA family protein, whose translation is MTDQSEASQEVHQIDAVGLVCPLPILRFKKRIQGLPSGTQVEFLADDPTGRRDLQALCEITGHRIEWIREEGAGVIRYRICLA